TTCCGGAGCAGTTCCAGCGATAAATGGAACCTCTCAGAAGCGCCTGATTGGTGGCCTGGATATGTTCTACAGGCTGTCTATGCGGTTAATGGTTTATCCTTTATCTTTTATCCTTTGGAGGCGCCAGAGGTCAGCCCCTGCACTAGGAAGCGCTGCAGGAATACAAACAACAACGTAATCGGAATGGCGATCAGTACCGCCCCGGCAGCAAACATGGTAAAGTTACTGTCCTGATAACGGCTAACCAGATCCCACATGCCAACAGCAAGTGTCCAGTTCTCTTTCGTCCGAAGTACCAGCCGGGCAAAGATAAAGTCCATCCACGCTCCAGTGAAGCTGGTTAAGGCTACATAGGTCAGCATTGGCCGGGACAATGGCAAAATGATGCTGGTGAACACACGCAGATGACTGGCACCGTCAATTCGTGCGGCTTCATCCAAACTGCGCGGAATGGTATCAAAGAACCCTTTGACAATAAATCCACCTAGCACGGCCCCGGAAGAATAGACCAGAATCAACGCGGCATGAGTGTCCAGCAATTTGATCTGAAGCAAAATAATATAAATGGCAATCATGCTCATGAAGCTGGGGAACATCCCCAGAATCAGCATCGTGGATAGAATGGTCTTACGACCGCGAAAACGGAAACGGGACAAAGCATACATGCCCAAAGTGACCATAAGCGTTGAGAAAATCATCGTGAAAAAGGCGATCTTCAACGTGTTCAGATACCATGTGCCATACATGAACGACGGGTTGGTAAACAGTTCCCCGTAATGGGCCAGCGTGAACGCTTCAGGCCACAGACGTTCACTGTATAGCGCTGCCCCTGGACGCAGTGACGAGAGAAATATCCACAAGACGGGATACACCGATACGATGGCAATGATGACCAGCAGCACATAACTGATCGCCAGACGCATGGGATTGTTGCGCTTTTTCATTGAATCATGTCCTCCTCCTTGAACGATTTGGAACGACGGAAATTCCAGATGGAGAACGACGCAATAATCAGGAAAATAATGATGCCGACCGCCGAAGCCATATTGAATTTGTTGTTATCCAACGTCAGTTTGTACAACCAGGTCACGAGGAGATCGGTTGATCCCGCGTATTGATAATCTCCACGCAGCGGATTCCCGTTCGTCAGCAGGAAGATGACATTGAAGTTGTTGAAATTCCCGGCAAATTGCATAATAAGCACCGGTGTCGTAGCGAACATGATAAAAGGAAGCGTAATGATGCGGAACTTCTGAAAGCCGGACGCACCGTCTACCTCAGCCGCTTCATACAAATCCCGTGGAATCGCCGTCAGCACGCCCAGGATGAGCACCATGCTGACCGGGATTCCGATCCACATGTTTACAATAACGACTGTAACTTTTGCCCAGAATGGATCAGTTAACCACGGCAACCCCTCAAGGCCAAAAGCCTTCATATACGTATTAATCGGGCCAAACTGTCCGTTGAACAGGTTCCGCATCAGAAGCAGTGAGATAATCTGCGGAATGGCATAAGGAAGAATGAATATCGTCCGCCACACCTTTTTGAAGCGAATACCCTTCTGCTCGATGAGAAGTGCAACCAGCACCCCGCCGAAATACGTAGTGACCGTTGCCAGAATGGCCCAGATCACGGTCCATGTTAATACGCCAAAGAAGGTATGGCTCCACGATTTAAGCTGGACCAGATCCGTGAATGTCTTGAAGCCGACCCAGTCCACCAGCTTGGCGGGCGGAATATGATCCGGTGCCGAGTAATTGGTAAAGGCCAGGGTAATCGTAAACAAAATCGGCATAATGGTGAAAAACAGGATGCCGAGTGCAGGGATGGATAAGAAAAGATACGGGAATTGTTTATCGAGCAGATATCTCAGGGAAGCAGAAGCTCCGGTGGCCTGCTTGCCTTCCTCTCTTAATTTTCCCGTGAGGTACGCATCCCGGATATTGAATATATACAGAAGAAGAAAAACGAAAAATACCAGAAGTACTATGATTCCGTTGAGCAGTAAAAAGATGGAGTGGTCGCCCTGCTGGAGCACCGTTGATCCATTGACCTTGACGAAACGCTGCGTTTGCTCGCCCAGCGTCCATACTCCCCATACGGCCTGATTCAAACGGGGAATCAGATAGGCGAGTCCCACTGCCTCTAAGATCAGAAAACAAATTCCCTTGATCCATTGACGGTTATACAATTGTCCAAGTCCTTGCAGGACAACGGACAACACAGCCGCTGTCATACGATGCTGTCTTTCTCGATTCGGCTTAACCGTGACTGGAACATGCTGTTGTTTCATTCATTCCTACTCCTTCCCGGCAAGCGAAGTTACCGATCAGTTATAGCAGAGTGCAGAGGACATGTTGACTTCCTCTGCACCTGCTCATTTTTTATTTTATTGGGTGGTTGCAAGGCTCTCCTTGACTTGTTTGACTGCGTTATCCAGAGAGGTCTTTACATCCTTGCCTCCATCCCATATGTCGGTAATCGCCGCGCTGATGGGACCCCACACGCTATCCATGGCAGGAAGCGAAGGCATAGGGGTGGAGTTGTTGAATTGCTCAAGGAATGCCTTCGTGATTTCATCCCCTTGAATCTTCGGATCTGCCGCCACATCTTTATTGGCCGGGAGTGTTCCGTTCATCTCAAAGTTGACCATCTGGGATTCGGCACTGGAGAGATAGGCCGCAAACAGCTTGGCAGCATTCGGATAGGTTGTAAATGCATTGACGTAATAGGCCTTAACTCCAGAGAAGGAGGTCATCGGTTTGCCTTCAATCGCCGGGAGTGGAGCCACACCGAAGTCAATGCCAGCATTGCGATAATCGGCGATGGACCAAGGTCCGTTAATATCCATGGCCAGTTTCCCACTTGAAAATAGACCTTTTTTGATGTCATAGTTCACATCACCCATTTTCACAGGCAGTACTTCCGATTTCAGCGTTTGCAGGAACTGACCGCCCTTGATGGCTCCCTCATTGTTAAGACCAATGTCCTCGCTGTTCATGCCTTCATCGCCGAAGATATATCCGCCCTGAGAAGCCAGATAAGCAAAGTTGTAATAAAATTGCTGGAGTTCCCACATCAGAGTGTACTTGTTGTTTTTGGG
Above is a window of Paenibacillus sp. E222 DNA encoding:
- a CDS encoding maltose ABC transporter substrate-binding protein, which translates into the protein MRKWQQAALAGFMALALTACSSGGGGAAPTTTDSGETGETTVTAENIQPEEGASLVIWEDKNQRSFIEERAKKFEEEYGVSVKIEELPPTDQVTKLTTDGPAGLAADVVVFPHDKIGSASEAGLILPNDIFEQQTTQSTSDNAVKAVTFKDILYGYPYSVETYALFYNKKLYPEAPKSFDDIISFAKTFNDPKNNKYTLMWELQQFYYNFAYLASQGGYIFGDEGMNSEDIGLNNEGAIKGGQFLQTLKSEVLPVKMGDVNYDIKKGLFSSGKLAMDINGPWSIADYRNAGIDFGVAPLPAIEGKPMTSFSGVKAYYVNAFTTYPNAAKLFAAYLSSAESQMVNFEMNGTLPANKDVAADPKIQGDEITKAFLEQFNNSTPMPSLPAMDSVWGPISAAITDIWDGGKDVKTSLDNAVKQVKESLATTQ
- a CDS encoding sugar ABC transporter permease; protein product: MKKRNNPMRLAISYVLLVIIAIVSVYPVLWIFLSSLRPGAALYSERLWPEAFTLAHYGELFTNPSFMYGTWYLNTLKIAFFTMIFSTLMVTLGMYALSRFRFRGRKTILSTMLILGMFPSFMSMIAIYIILLQIKLLDTHAALILVYSSGAVLGGFIVKGFFDTIPRSLDEAARIDGASHLRVFTSIILPLSRPMLTYVALTSFTGAWMDFIFARLVLRTKENWTLAVGMWDLVSRYQDSNFTMFAAGAVLIAIPITLLFVFLQRFLVQGLTSGASKG
- a CDS encoding carbohydrate ABC transporter permease; its protein translation is MKQQHVPVTVKPNRERQHRMTAAVLSVVLQGLGQLYNRQWIKGICFLILEAVGLAYLIPRLNQAVWGVWTLGEQTQRFVKVNGSTVLQQGDHSIFLLLNGIIVLLVFFVFLLLYIFNIRDAYLTGKLREEGKQATGASASLRYLLDKQFPYLFLSIPALGILFFTIMPILFTITLAFTNYSAPDHIPPAKLVDWVGFKTFTDLVQLKSWSHTFFGVLTWTVIWAILATVTTYFGGVLVALLIEQKGIRFKKVWRTIFILPYAIPQIISLLLMRNLFNGQFGPINTYMKAFGLEGLPWLTDPFWAKVTVVIVNMWIGIPVSMVLILGVLTAIPRDLYEAAEVDGASGFQKFRIITLPFIMFATTPVLIMQFAGNFNNFNVIFLLTNGNPLRGDYQYAGSTDLLVTWLYKLTLDNNKFNMASAVGIIIFLIIASFSIWNFRRSKSFKEEDMIQ